The genomic stretch tttttcatcgcatttagtaAAGATTACCCagattaaaacaaaatgtgAAGTGATTAAGGGCCCCGGGGAATTCGATATTCTCTTCATATTTTCACGAATGCATCATGCTGTTAATTAATATACCATTTAAACTTTTACTTGTCAAGCAGACTGAGGAAAACGATTATGAAGTGGATTATTTGGTGCTGCGTAATTACAGTGAATCTATGTCcttcattatttcattattattgttattatttaaaaattttgtgataaCTTTGTCAAGACGTcacttaagaattttttttacccaaataCATCGCGTAGTATCTTATAGGTCAGTCTGTCTGAGATTGATTTCATTcttagtcacttttttcctACAGATTCCACTATCCTGTCTATTAACAGTTTCTGATATTTTTCCGTATTTTGTTCGTGCGcggcaaataataataataataataataataatagcgtcactaaatatttcttatttatatataaatagataTCTCATAATCTTGGCTGTTGTTGATGTCGTTATTCCTTGtttttggtgagaaaaaatgagCACTCCAAAAGTGATTTTCCGAAAATAGAAGGATACTATCCAATCGTATCGTGATTTGGCAAGTCTGTTAAATTGGATGGACCAATTACAGGTGTAtcgtcaataaattttttaatccacgTTGCGTAGGCCGAAACctaaagaaaatcgaaaaatgataaaacaaaaattgcgaTTATTCTCATAATCTCACAGCAAATTGATGGACTATCGTGGCgaagaaaacattttcaccTTTGTAAATATGGTGTAATAATTTGGGTCGCAAAAGCTGGTCCCTAAACGTCTTGGGCTGATGGAAACAACGCCGTGTATTTCCCAGCGCGTAGAATTTGGTTTAGGAAGAAACAAACCGCCGCCACTGTCCCCGTTGCAGACCCCCGTTCCGTTTCCCCATCCCGCACAGAACGAAGTGTACGTTATGTACTTCCGGAAATCCCTCTTTTGCTTTTCGCGACACTTGTCGGCTGAAACTATCTCCACGGACGCTATCCTCAGCGACGAACTGAACGTGTCGTTTTCGGTTATCCCCATGCCTGCGGTATAAAGAAGGACTAAGATCCACTTTCATTTTCCTCCCATTATTTTCATAACTAAGGTGATTTCCCATTTTTGGGGAGTTTTTGTTTATGCCTTGAAACGAGCATCCTTCGTCGATTAACTCGAGAAAGTCGCACATTTTAGAGATTTCGTTTGCTCGTATACTCACCGATCACCAGTCCAATAGCACCATCTCTTTGTACTACGTCATTGGCATCGGTCCAATCAATGCAGACTGGACTGACGCTTGAATTAATTACCACGGATTTTTTCAGTAACAATATAGCAAGATCTGAGCCGTAGTTTCCTTCGCGGTCCTGATAGGAATACTGCAATTCGATATTTTCCACATCGAAGACCTGCGCATCTTCTCCTTGGGCATCGAAGTCGCTCGAGAAAGCACCGAGGACGACTTTCAAGAGATCAGCATCACTCTGCCACACGCAATGCCCAGCCGTGAGAACCAATCGTTCAGCGATCAGAGTTCCACCACAGAAAAAACTCGGCCTTCCATtctcaaatgaaaataatgcagCATGCCACGGAAGATGATCGCTCAAAGATGCCTCCCATCCCTTAACTATCAATggcaaaactgaaaaaatcatGGGAATGAAACATCGCAGTTATTGAGACGAGCCATGAAGATTGATCATTTGTTCGCCTGAGGAATTTTACCCGACAGATCTCGATTTCCGCACTCCGGTTTACAGCTGAGATGCTTTCGACTCCATGCCCCGTCATGCAAACATGTAACGTGAGATGCTCCGGCTTCCGGTTCGTAGTAAATTGGACATTCCAAGAAAGCGTGAGTGCCTACAGGAACGTAACGATCGCAAGGTATCCATCCTTCATGGGGACCCCATTTCACTTCGCACCTTTTAACTGCACCAGGCGCAGCCAAAGGTGGGCAAGTTATACTCAAACCaccttaaaaatttcgactaatATTTACCCGCAATAATATGGTTGGAGGAGTGATCAAATGAAGAGAAGCTAACCCGTGGGACACGTTGGAATCGAAGGTGTCCATTCGTTATCTTCGCAGAAGATCGTGTCGGAGCCTTCGAGGGATCCTTCAATGTCGCAGAAATATTCGAGCTTCGTTAATTCCGCGACAACTTCGCCGGGGTGACAATCGGGACAGCCTGAAACTCTGTAGTGGGTTCCAGGTTTGGTGGGTGGCAAACGGCAGGCTCCTTCCGGCAAACTGACGCCGCACATTTTCTCGTCTTCGTCGCTCCAATCGTAACAGTTTTGCTCGAAGTTACATTTCTTGCTCTCCGGTATGCAACCACCGTAAGAACACTGGAAGAACCCTGGTGGGCACCTGACCAGACGGATGTTTGTGGTTTCAAAAGGACGTTGGGAGTCGGAAGGTGTCAATATTGAAACCCCAATAGCTCG from Diprion similis isolate iyDipSimi1 chromosome 12, iyDipSimi1.1, whole genome shotgun sequence encodes the following:
- the LOC124413565 gene encoding modular serine protease-like — translated: MLRVLLAISTCSVSSAYNAAKEVSEGPSSFVCVDGSEILLARVCDGRPDCHDISDETRKLCRRVVCPMSAFRCAYGACIPRGSRCDGIENCADGSDETRCDVAEICTDREFQCVDFPECIPLKDICNGYPDCRDGSDENATTCLGHPCPSHTYHCSYGGCVHQEVICDGTKDCIDATDEDPASCRAMNCRGSECEQYKCSDQEFTCESGGQCIPNDKVCDGSHQCRDGSDEDFKRCSTHTCPPGFFQCSYGGCIPESKKCNFEQNCYDWSDEDEKMCGVSLPEGACRLPPTKPGTHYRVSGCPDCHPGEVVAELTKLEYFCDIEGSLEGSDTIFCEDNEWTPSIPTCPTEGGLSITCPPLAAPGAVKRCEVKWGPHEGWIPCDRYVPVGTHAFLECPIYYEPEAGASHVTCLHDGAWSRKHLSCKPECGNRDLSVLPLIVKGWEASLSDHLPWHAALFSFENGRPSFFCGGTLIAERLVLTAGHCVWQSDADLLKVVLGAFSSDFDAQGEDAQVFDVENIELQYSYQDREGNYGSDLAILLLKKSVVINSSVSPVCIDWTDANDVVQRDGAIGLVIGMGITENDTFSSSLRIASVEIVSADKCREKQKRDFRKYITYTSFCAGWGNGTGVCNGDSGGGLFLPKPNSTRWEIHGVVSISPRRLGTSFCDPNYYTIFTKVSAYATWIKKFIDDTPVIGPSNLTDLPNHDTIG